A DNA window from Takifugu flavidus isolate HTHZ2018 chromosome 15, ASM371156v2, whole genome shotgun sequence contains the following coding sequences:
- the LOC130538561 gene encoding trichohyalin-like isoform X1 — translation MAQRGTQQLKAEQEPLELSMETWREEVQHLREALAEKEEQLSRAVKRRHMRTVADVETLTQLNTTQAALKESNLKCASLEETLHSQQQEKEERHKRELMEQEEGFNQKLLVNEEEFERKLEEEKQRFDEKKEALRQQLFRQDDKFKKLLEEEQYKYHEKIFEKEESMKQQLLTQEETHNKMLADVCQRWETTSQKWVQMRELLEQKILESQRLRQEEQEKTKEELQRLSEAILQLELQISKKKKRKCFWRRICKRMRFWKR, via the coding sequence atggcacagcgaggaacccagcagctgaaggcagagcaagaaCCACTGGAATTATcaatggagacttggagggaagaggtccagcaccttagagaagccctggcagagaaggaggagcagctcagcagggcagtgaagaggcgacacatgaggactgtggccgatgtggagaccctgacccagctgaacaccacgcaagctgctctgaaggagagcaacctcaaatgtgcttctctggaggaaaccctccacagtcagcagcaggagaaagaggagcgacataagagagagctgatggagcaggaggaaggcttcaatcagaagctccttgtgAATGAGGAGGAgtttgagaggaagctggaggaggagaaacaaaggtttgatgaaaagaaagaggccttgaggcagcagctctttcgaCAAGACGACAAGTTCAAGAAACTTCTTGAGGAAGAGCAATACAAATATCATGAAAAGATCTTTGAAAAAGAGGagtcaatgaagcagcagctgttgactcAAGAGGAGACCCataacaagatgctggctgatgtttgtcagcggTGGGAGACGACATCTCAAAAATGGGTCCAGATGAGAGAATTGCTGGAGCAGAAGATCCTGGAGAGCCAACGGTTGaggcaagaggagcaggagaagacaaaagaggagctccagaggctctctgaagcgattctccaacttgag